A region from the Pseudomonas promysalinigenes genome encodes:
- a CDS encoding helix-turn-helix domain-containing protein: MTLQDGPTQTPITAEIVLRYHLCWKHRDLEGVLALYHPDVQYHDFFQNRVLGYRELRDYVRASLPHEAGEDIVHSDRIRVDGCTAFIQYQVTVQGGDGLVAFQSSEAITVKDGLIWQVNEYATLVRQHGNGPASCGPRPATSRLGLSPRQLSTMAQDLEHYFQRQRPYLDPELDLQQVADASGYSRNQISYLLNQVLGQSFYRYVNQARLQHLMARLNEGSAVATIDELAFNAGFNSLSAFYKCFREHTGLTPKAYLKQNSLRART; encoded by the coding sequence ATGACACTTCAAGATGGCCCCACCCAGACCCCTATCACCGCCGAGATCGTGCTGCGCTACCACCTGTGCTGGAAGCATCGCGACCTGGAAGGTGTGCTCGCGCTGTATCACCCTGACGTCCAGTACCACGACTTTTTTCAGAACCGTGTACTGGGGTATCGCGAGCTGCGTGACTATGTGCGCGCCAGCCTGCCACACGAAGCCGGCGAAGACATCGTCCATAGCGACCGCATTCGTGTGGACGGTTGCACTGCCTTCATTCAGTACCAGGTCACGGTGCAGGGCGGCGATGGCCTGGTGGCGTTTCAGTCCAGCGAGGCGATCACCGTCAAGGATGGGTTGATCTGGCAGGTAAATGAATACGCCACTCTGGTACGTCAGCACGGCAACGGCCCGGCCAGCTGCGGCCCTCGCCCAGCCACTAGCCGCCTGGGGCTCTCGCCCCGTCAGTTGTCGACCATGGCCCAAGACCTGGAGCACTACTTCCAGCGCCAACGCCCTTACCTTGACCCAGAGCTGGACCTGCAACAAGTCGCCGATGCCAGCGGCTACAGCCGCAACCAGATCTCGTACTTGCTCAATCAGGTGCTGGGGCAAAGCTTCTACCGCTACGTCAACCAGGCACGCCTGCAGCATCTGATGGCGCGCTTGAATGAGGGCAGCGCCGTGGCGACCATCGACGAGCTGGCGTTCAATGCCGGTTTCAATTCGCTTTCGGCATTCTATAAATGCTTCCGCGAACACACAGGCCTCACCCCAAAAGCTTACTTGAAGCAAAATTCTCTGCGTGCACGCACGTAA
- a CDS encoding NAD(P)/FAD-dependent oxidoreductase, translating into MQSLRTLSLWMDQLDEPLCARPALRQDLDVDVCIIGAGYTGLWTAYYLKRQAPHLNIAVIEANIAGFGASGRNGGWLMGNLLGEDRLLGTVSAQHRRASIDLLHGIPDEVHSVLQREGIDCDYRKAGVLYCAARYPEQERSLRAYLDDLYRQGMTEQDYCWLRPEQLDAQLRISNAYGAIYSPHTATIQPAKLVRGLARAVERLGVTIYENTPAIDWQPGEVRSHLARIRCQWVVPAVEGYAASLPPLGKHQLPVQSLLVATEPLPESIWEQIGLAQGQAFSESSRQVTYGQRTADNRLVFGARGGYRFGGRLRENFNLQPDEIELRRYLFGELFPQLRHVRITHTWGGNLGMARRFHPHMLCDRQRGIALSGGYGGEGVGATNLGGRTLAALILNQHNQLTAQPWVLDNRPLSSLASWPPEPCRWLGYNAIIKSFVHEDRTLANPASAPWRRRLASSLADFMEGFMH; encoded by the coding sequence ATGCAATCGCTGCGCACGCTCAGCCTGTGGATGGACCAGCTTGACGAGCCTTTGTGCGCGCGCCCGGCCCTGCGCCAGGACCTGGATGTAGATGTTTGCATCATCGGTGCCGGCTACACCGGCCTGTGGACCGCCTACTATCTCAAACGCCAGGCCCCGCACCTGAACATTGCCGTGATCGAAGCCAACATTGCAGGTTTCGGCGCCTCGGGGCGCAATGGCGGCTGGCTGATGGGCAATTTGCTCGGCGAAGACCGCTTGCTGGGTACCGTCTCGGCGCAGCATCGCCGCGCCAGCATCGATTTGCTCCACGGCATCCCCGATGAAGTACACAGCGTGCTGCAGCGCGAAGGCATCGACTGCGATTACCGCAAAGCTGGGGTGCTGTACTGTGCAGCGCGCTACCCTGAGCAGGAGCGCAGCCTGCGTGCCTACCTCGATGACCTGTATCGCCAAGGCATGACCGAGCAAGACTACTGCTGGCTACGCCCTGAGCAGTTGGACGCGCAACTGCGTATCAGCAATGCCTACGGCGCTATCTACAGCCCGCATACCGCGACCATTCAACCGGCCAAGCTGGTGCGTGGCCTGGCCCGGGCCGTGGAAAGGCTCGGGGTGACGATCTACGAGAACACCCCGGCCATTGACTGGCAGCCGGGTGAAGTTCGCTCGCACTTGGCCCGCATCCGCTGCCAGTGGGTGGTGCCGGCGGTCGAAGGGTACGCCGCCAGCCTGCCGCCGCTAGGCAAACACCAGTTGCCGGTGCAGAGCCTGCTGGTGGCCACAGAACCCCTACCAGAATCCATTTGGGAACAGATCGGCCTGGCCCAGGGGCAGGCTTTCAGCGAGAGCAGCCGCCAAGTGACCTACGGCCAGCGCACCGCCGACAATCGCCTGGTGTTTGGCGCTCGGGGTGGCTACCGCTTTGGCGGCCGCCTGCGGGAGAATTTCAACCTCCAGCCAGATGAAATCGAACTGCGTCGTTATCTGTTCGGTGAGCTGTTCCCACAACTACGGCACGTGCGCATCACCCATACCTGGGGCGGCAACCTGGGCATGGCGCGGCGTTTTCATCCGCACATGTTGTGCGATCGCCAGCGCGGCATCGCCTTGTCAGGCGGCTATGGCGGCGAAGGGGTCGGCGCCACCAACCTCGGTGGCCGCACCCTGGCGGCTTTGATCCTCAATCAGCATAACCAACTGACTGCCCAGCCCTGGGTGCTCGACAACCGCCCGCTGTCCAGCTTGGCCAGCTGGCCGCCCGAGCCCTGTCGCTGGCTGGGGTACAACGCGATCATCAAAAGCTTCGTCCACGAGGATCGGACCCTCGCCAACCCCGCCAGCGCGCCTTGGAGGCGGCGCCTGGCCAGCTCGCTCGCGGACTTCATGGAAGGCTTCATGCACTGA
- a CDS encoding cupin domain-containing protein — protein sequence MSITQFKHTDSAVLESCNPVAVPLGDTVAVTSVTCVERSDGVETGIWECTPGRWRRQIVQQEFCHFIKGRCTFTPDGGEPLVIEAGDALMLPANSTGTWDIQETVRKTYVLIF from the coding sequence ATGAGCATCACCCAGTTCAAACACACAGACAGTGCCGTGCTCGAAAGCTGCAACCCCGTTGCGGTGCCGCTTGGCGACACCGTGGCCGTGACATCGGTCACCTGCGTGGAACGCAGCGACGGCGTGGAAACCGGCATCTGGGAGTGCACCCCAGGGCGCTGGCGTCGGCAGATCGTGCAACAGGAGTTCTGCCACTTCATCAAAGGCCGCTGCACCTTCACCCCAGACGGTGGCGAGCCCCTGGTCATAGAAGCCGGAGATGCACTGATGCTACCGGCCAACAGCACTGGCACCTGGGATATCCAGGAGACCGTGCGCAAGACCTACGTCCTGATTTTCTGA
- a CDS encoding polyamine ABC transporter substrate-binding protein, with translation MRTLLIAPLMLAASVASAAETVKIYNWSSYVAPDTLKNFQQATGIVPTYDVYDSNETLDGKLMTGNSGYDVVFPSNHFMARQIQGKALKRLDKSQLPNWQNLNPVLLKALEGNDPGNQYGFPYLWGSTGIGYNIDKVKAVLGDNAPVDSWDLIFKPEYMSKLKSCGVAVLDNGPELLPIALHYLGLPHHSKNPADYDKAKALLMQVRPYISYFHSSKYTGDLANGDICVVVGFSGDVLQAKNRAEEAKNGVKVGYSIPKEGAPMWFDMVAMPADAPDEKAGYAYMNYLLQPQVMANISNYVQYANGNLKADGLVDPAMKGNSMIYPSEEVMGKLYALEAMPAKIDRIRTRIWASIKAGN, from the coding sequence ATGCGTACGCTTCTGATCGCCCCACTGATGCTGGCCGCCAGCGTGGCCAGTGCCGCCGAAACCGTGAAGATCTACAACTGGTCCAGCTACGTGGCGCCCGATACGTTGAAGAACTTCCAACAAGCCACTGGCATCGTGCCAACTTATGACGTCTACGACAGCAACGAAACCCTCGACGGCAAGCTGATGACCGGCAACTCCGGCTACGATGTGGTATTCCCCTCCAACCACTTCATGGCCCGGCAGATCCAAGGCAAAGCGCTCAAGCGCCTGGACAAGTCGCAGCTGCCCAACTGGCAGAACCTCAACCCGGTGCTGCTCAAGGCGCTGGAGGGCAATGACCCTGGCAATCAGTATGGTTTTCCGTACCTGTGGGGCAGCACCGGCATTGGCTACAACATCGACAAGGTCAAGGCTGTGCTGGGCGACAACGCCCCAGTGGATTCCTGGGACCTGATCTTCAAGCCTGAGTACATGAGCAAGCTTAAAAGCTGTGGTGTAGCGGTGCTGGACAATGGCCCTGAACTGCTGCCGATCGCCCTTCACTACCTTGGGCTGCCGCACCATAGCAAGAACCCGGCCGACTATGACAAAGCCAAGGCGCTGCTGATGCAGGTGCGACCCTATATCAGCTATTTCCACTCGTCCAAATACACAGGCGACCTGGCAAATGGCGATATCTGCGTGGTGGTGGGTTTCTCGGGCGATGTGCTGCAGGCCAAGAACCGCGCCGAAGAGGCGAAGAACGGGGTGAAGGTGGGTTACTCGATCCCTAAGGAGGGTGCGCCCATGTGGTTCGACATGGTCGCCATGCCGGCCGATGCCCCGGATGAGAAGGCGGGGTACGCCTACATGAATTACCTGTTGCAGCCGCAAGTGATGGCCAACATCAGTAACTACGTGCAGTACGCCAACGGCAACCTCAAGGCCGATGGCCTGGTGGACCCGGCGATGAAGGGCAATAGCATGATCTACCCGAGTGAGGAGGTGATGGGCAAGCTGTATGCCCTTGAGGCGATGCCAGCGAAGATCGACCGCATTCGCACGCGGATCTGGGCCAGCATCAAGGCTGGTAACTGA